One stretch of Zingiber officinale cultivar Zhangliang chromosome 6B, Zo_v1.1, whole genome shotgun sequence DNA includes these proteins:
- the LOC121990626 gene encoding transcription factor GHD7-like — protein sequence MIAAMSDSNLCHVCRGAGGGSCLHCALPGQFNAPMREFHFFGHQDSVAWMFNDGKENDPPLEEPPATAASGFRCLDGLGGGGGNSRLGLTLDVCLSSSARPLETIPAVSMATASSATFMSFFESLNDREKAVGDEGGMMVGQGDELTVEREAKIMRYKEKREKRRYEKQIRYASRKAYAEKRPRVKGRFAKTMEEPTGSQPLEHQTHETPDRNDFRWFH from the exons ATGATCGCGGCCATGTCGGACTCCAACCTGTGCCACGTGTGCCGTGGCGCCGGCGGAGGCTCGTGCCTCCACTGCGCCCTCCCAGGCCAGTTCAACGCGCCCATGCGCGAGTTCCATTTCTTCGGGCACCAGGACTCCGTCGCCTGGATGTTTAACGATGGCAAGGAGAATGATCCGCCGCTGGAGGAACCCCCAGCCACGGCCGCCAGCGGATTCCGGTGCCTAGATGGCTTGGGGGGAGGAGGCGGCAACTCTAGACTCGGCCTGACGTTGGATGTTTGCCTGAGTAGTTCCGCTAGGCCGCTGGAGACGATACCTGCTGTATCGATGGCGACGGCGTCTAGCGCCACCTTC ATGTCGTTCTTCGAATCTTTAAACGATAGAGAGAAAGCGGTCGGAGACGAGGGCGGGATGATGGTCGGCCAAGGTGATGAACTGACGGTGGAGAGGGAAGCCAAGATCATGAGGTacaaagagaagagggagaagaggaggTACGAGAAGCAGATACGATATGCCTCGAGGAAGGCCTATGCTGAGAAGAGGCCTAGGGTGAAAGGGCGTTTCGCGAAGACGATGGAGGAGCCTACAGGGAGCCAGCCACTCGAACATCAAACTCATGAGACTCCTGATAGAAATGATTTCAGATGGTTCCACTAA